A part of Bacteroidia bacterium genomic DNA contains:
- a CDS encoding SprT family zinc-dependent metalloprotease, whose product MEEVKVLQITSNLSIDVVRKDIRNMHLAVYPPTGRVRVAAPLRVNDEAVKLFAISKIAWIRKNQRNFTAQARQTPRQYKERESHYFLGRRYLLRITEHDAPAKVEVKTKTYIDLFVRPDTTAEQKQAILTEWYRSELKKLVPPLIDKWQEKIGVNINAWHVKQMKTKWGTCNIEQKRIWINLELAKKPIHCLEYIIVHELMHLFERHHNDRFLSLMEKHMPQWRFYKEELNRFPVSHGEWTY is encoded by the coding sequence ATGGAAGAAGTAAAGGTTTTACAGATCACTTCCAATCTGAGTATTGATGTTGTGCGTAAAGACATCAGAAATATGCACCTCGCGGTATATCCGCCAACGGGCAGGGTTCGCGTTGCGGCGCCCCTGCGTGTAAATGACGAAGCGGTAAAGCTATTCGCCATTTCAAAAATCGCATGGATAAGAAAAAACCAGAGAAATTTCACCGCTCAGGCCAGACAGACGCCAAGACAATACAAAGAGAGGGAGAGCCACTATTTTTTAGGCAGACGTTATCTGTTAAGAATTACGGAACACGACGCCCCGGCAAAAGTTGAAGTAAAAACCAAAACCTATATTGACTTATTTGTAAGGCCTGATACCACAGCAGAACAAAAACAAGCCATCCTGACCGAGTGGTATCGCTCAGAATTGAAGAAGCTCGTTCCTCCGCTCATTGACAAATGGCAGGAAAAAATTGGCGTTAACATTAACGCATGGCACGTAAAACAAATGAAAACCAAATGGGGGACCTGCAATATTGAGCAAAAAAGAATCTGGATCAACCTCGAACTGGCAAAAAAACCCATTCATTGTCTGGAATACATTATTGTACACGAACTTATGCACTTATTTGAAAGACACCATAACGACCGTTTTTTGTCTTTAATGGAGAAACACATGCCTCAATGGAGATTTTATAAAGAAGAATTAAATCGTTTCCCTGTAAGCCACGGGG
- a CDS encoding HsdR family type I site-specific deoxyribonuclease → MMKVGQIERTTQNRVVKLFQEVLKYGYLGNLEKEEDNSNINEVLLTAYLTKKGHSQNLIGKVLYEFKKIATINTHDNLYQANKNVYAALRYGINVKEEAGQNKETVYLIDWKNPLENDFAIAEEVTIKGQQNTRGEQSRTKRPDIVLYINGIAIGVLELKRSTVSVTEGIRQNNDNQKHLFIKPFYTTIQLVMAGQDVEGLRYAAIDTPEKYYLKWKEINETNNPNDTYLLELTKPIREQAAQAENLLDQNLIEMLGKERLLEILHDFVVFDRGQKKFCRPNQYFGIKAAREHIRNREGGIIWHTQGSGKSLTMVWLTKWIREYNPNARVLIITDRDELDKQIEKVFKGVEEQILRTKSGADLIEKLNATTPWLLCSLIHKFGNKEESADKKKDYDSYLEELKNSLPRDFKPKGDVYVLVDECHRTQSGDLHKSMRQILGEDALFIGFTGTPLMKADKQKSIEIFGRYIHTYKFDEAVKDGVVLDLRYEARDIEQKITSADKIDLWFESKTKGLTDFAKTELKQKWGTMKKVFSSVGRLQKIVADILIDMETRDRLQNGRGNAILVSDSIYNACRFYQLFQDAGFTRCAIVTSFAPSYSDIKGEGEGYTEKLMQYDIYQKMLNGKTPEDFEDEAKKRFTDEPAQMKLLIVVDKLLTGFDAPSATYLYIDKSMRDHGLFQAICRVNRLDGDDKNYGYIIDYKDLFGSLESAYTDFTSKAFEDYDREDVEGLLSDRLDKGKERMGDALETIRALCEAVAPPKGTQQYITFFCGNPQVKEDLKDTEPKRVALYKAVIALIRAYANIADEMEEAGYTPAQIEKIKEEIRHYENVRKEVQLASGDWVDLKQYEPAMRHLIDSYIAAEESKKVSAFDDFSLVELLVKDGQSALEKLPEGIRHNKAAMAETIENNLRKVIIEESPANPIYYEKMSVLLEELIKLRNEEAEAYEEYLKKITELAVKIKKPETSSEYPSKINTHGKRALYDNLDRDEACTLVMDREVKYGKHDDWQGTLSKEKHLKNKVVKPVLEKYDKLEKLDPIFEVIKQQKEYK, encoded by the coding sequence TTGATGAAAGTAGGTCAAATAGAACGTACCACTCAAAACCGAGTCGTGAAGCTTTTTCAGGAAGTTTTGAAATACGGCTATTTGGGTAATCTGGAAAAAGAAGAAGACAACAGCAATATCAACGAAGTGTTGCTCACGGCTTACCTGACCAAAAAAGGGCATAGCCAAAACCTGATTGGCAAAGTATTGTATGAGTTCAAAAAAATTGCCACCATCAACACCCATGACAACCTGTATCAGGCCAACAAAAATGTATATGCAGCACTACGATACGGCATCAATGTAAAGGAAGAAGCAGGGCAAAACAAAGAAACGGTTTACCTGATAGATTGGAAAAATCCGCTGGAGAATGATTTTGCCATAGCCGAAGAGGTTACCATCAAAGGGCAGCAAAATACTCGTGGTGAGCAGAGTCGAACCAAACGCCCTGATATTGTATTGTACATCAACGGCATTGCCATTGGTGTTTTGGAGTTGAAACGAAGCACAGTTTCTGTTACAGAAGGCATACGTCAAAACAACGACAACCAGAAACACCTGTTCATCAAACCTTTTTACACTACGATTCAGTTGGTGATGGCCGGGCAGGATGTGGAAGGGTTGCGATATGCAGCCATCGACACACCCGAAAAGTATTATCTGAAATGGAAGGAAATCAATGAAACAAATAACCCGAATGACACTTATCTGCTGGAATTGACCAAACCTATCCGGGAGCAAGCCGCCCAGGCAGAAAATCTACTGGATCAGAACCTTATTGAAATGCTGGGCAAAGAACGGCTGCTCGAAATCCTGCATGATTTTGTAGTGTTTGACCGTGGGCAAAAGAAGTTTTGCCGCCCCAATCAATATTTTGGAATCAAAGCCGCCCGGGAACACATCCGTAACCGAGAAGGCGGCATCATCTGGCACACCCAGGGCAGCGGCAAAAGCCTGACCATGGTGTGGCTCACCAAATGGATAAGGGAATACAATCCAAACGCAAGGGTACTCATCATTACCGATCGGGACGAGCTGGACAAACAAATTGAGAAAGTTTTCAAAGGCGTGGAGGAGCAGATTCTTCGCACCAAAAGCGGAGCCGATTTAATTGAGAAATTGAATGCCACCACGCCCTGGCTGTTGTGCTCACTCATTCACAAATTTGGCAACAAAGAAGAAAGTGCCGACAAAAAGAAAGACTACGACAGCTACCTTGAAGAATTAAAAAACAGCCTGCCAAGAGATTTTAAGCCTAAAGGCGATGTTTATGTGCTGGTGGATGAATGCCACCGCACCCAAAGCGGAGACCTGCACAAATCCATGCGACAGATTCTGGGAGAAGATGCTTTATTTATTGGTTTTACCGGAACCCCGCTGATGAAGGCCGATAAGCAGAAGAGCATTGAAATTTTCGGCAGATACATTCACACCTACAAATTTGACGAAGCAGTGAAGGATGGTGTAGTGCTGGACTTGCGGTACGAGGCCCGCGACATTGAGCAGAAAATCACTTCGGCAGACAAAATAGATTTATGGTTTGAGAGCAAAACCAAAGGGCTGACCGACTTTGCCAAAACCGAACTCAAACAGAAGTGGGGCACGATGAAAAAAGTGTTTAGTTCGGTAGGTCGTTTGCAGAAAATTGTTGCCGATATTCTGATAGATATGGAAACCCGTGACCGCCTGCAAAACGGCAGGGGCAACGCCATATTGGTATCGGACAGCATTTACAATGCCTGTCGTTTTTACCAGTTGTTTCAGGACGCAGGATTTACCCGTTGTGCCATTGTTACCTCATTTGCCCCCTCATACAGCGACATCAAAGGAGAAGGCGAAGGATACACCGAGAAACTAATGCAATACGACATCTATCAAAAGATGCTCAACGGGAAAACCCCCGAAGACTTTGAAGATGAAGCAAAAAAACGTTTCACAGACGAGCCTGCACAAATGAAGTTGCTCATTGTGGTGGATAAGTTGCTCACAGGCTTTGATGCGCCCAGTGCTACGTACCTGTACATCGACAAGAGTATGCGGGATCACGGCTTGTTTCAGGCTATATGCCGCGTAAACCGCCTGGATGGTGACGACAAAAATTATGGTTATATCATAGACTATAAGGATTTGTTTGGTAGTCTGGAAAGTGCCTATACGGATTTTACTTCTAAAGCATTTGAGGATTACGACAGGGAAGATGTGGAAGGCTTGTTATCCGACCGGCTGGACAAAGGAAAAGAGCGCATGGGCGATGCCCTGGAAACCATCAGAGCCTTATGTGAAGCAGTGGCTCCGCCAAAAGGAACCCAGCAATACATTACATTCTTTTGTGGAAATCCGCAAGTCAAAGAGGATCTTAAAGACACGGAGCCAAAGCGGGTGGCGTTGTATAAAGCGGTTATTGCTTTAATCCGGGCCTATGCCAACATCGCCGATGAAATGGAAGAAGCCGGCTATACACCCGCACAAATTGAAAAAATAAAAGAAGAAATCAGGCATTATGAAAATGTCAGAAAGGAAGTTCAACTGGCCAGCGGCGACTGGGTGGATCTCAAGCAATACGAGCCGGCCATGCGGCATTTGATCGACAGCTACATTGCCGCAGAGGAAAGCAAAAAGGTTTCTGCCTTTGATGATTTCAGCCTGGTGGAGTTACTGGTGAAAGATGGGCAGTCGGCACTGGAAAAACTGCCGGAAGGGATAAGGCATAACAAAGCAGCGATGGCAGAAACCATAGAGAATAACCTTCGAAAAGTAATCATTGAAGAAAGTCCGGCCAATCCGATTTACTATGAGAAAATGAGTGTTTTGCTGGAGGAATTGATTAAGCTGAGAAATGAAGAAGCAGAGGCCTATGAAGAATACCTGAAAAAAATCACTGAGCTGGCAGTAAAAATCAAAAAGCCGGAAACTAGTAGTGAGTACCCATCAAAAATCAATACACACGGGAAAAGGGCTTTGTATGACAACTTAGACCGGGATGAGGCATGCACACTTGTGATGGATCGTGAAGTAAAATACGGCAAACACGACGATTGGCAAGGCACGCTTTCAAAAGAAAAACACTTGAAAAACAAAGTAGTAAAACCTGTTTTGGAAAAGTATGACAAACTGGAAAAACTGGATCCTATTTTTGAAGTTATCAAACAGCAAAAAGAGTACAAGTAA